A single region of the Arthrobacter sp. zg-Y20 genome encodes:
- a CDS encoding aldehyde dehydrogenase family protein, with translation MSVYAQPGTEGAKVTFKPRYENWIGGEWVAPVKGQYFENISPVTGKPFCEVARGTSEDIDLALDAAHKAAGAWGKTAVAERALVLNRIADRIEANLEMLAVAETWDNGKPVRETLAADLPLAVDHFRYFAGAIRAQEGSISQIDDNTTAYHFHEPLGVVGQIIPWNFPILMATWKLAPALAAGNAVVLKPAEQTPASIMVLMELIADLLPAGVLNVVNGFGVEAGKPLASSNRIRKIAFTGETTTGRLIMQYASQNLIPVTLELGGKSPNIFFSDVAAADDAFYDKALEGFNMFALNQGEVCTCPSRALVQDSMYDSFMADALARTAQMVQGNPLDTNTMVGAQASNDQLEKILSYLDIGRQEGAKVLAGGSRRILDGDLADGFYVEPTVFEGSNSMRIFQEEIFGPVVSVTRFSDYGEALAIANDTLYGLGAGVWSRDGNTAYRAGRDIQAGRVWVNNYHAYPAHAAFGGYKSSGIGRENHAMMLDHYQQTKNLLVSYAENKQGFF, from the coding sequence ATGAGTGTTTATGCCCAGCCAGGCACCGAAGGCGCCAAAGTCACCTTCAAACCGCGCTACGAGAACTGGATCGGCGGGGAATGGGTGGCCCCGGTCAAAGGCCAGTACTTCGAAAATATTTCACCGGTCACCGGCAAGCCGTTCTGCGAAGTGGCTCGGGGAACCTCGGAGGACATCGATCTGGCCCTGGATGCGGCGCACAAGGCCGCTGGGGCATGGGGCAAGACGGCGGTGGCCGAGCGCGCGCTGGTCCTGAACCGGATTGCTGACCGGATCGAAGCCAACCTGGAAATGCTGGCCGTGGCCGAAACCTGGGACAACGGGAAGCCCGTCCGGGAAACCCTGGCGGCGGACCTGCCGCTGGCGGTGGACCACTTCCGCTACTTTGCCGGCGCCATCCGGGCCCAGGAAGGTTCGATCTCGCAGATCGACGACAACACCACCGCTTACCATTTCCATGAGCCCCTCGGTGTGGTGGGCCAGATCATCCCCTGGAATTTCCCCATCCTGATGGCCACCTGGAAGCTGGCTCCGGCGCTTGCCGCCGGCAACGCCGTCGTTCTCAAGCCCGCGGAACAGACCCCGGCGTCGATCATGGTGCTGATGGAACTTATTGCGGACCTGCTGCCGGCAGGCGTGTTGAACGTGGTCAACGGTTTCGGCGTGGAAGCGGGCAAGCCGCTGGCTTCCTCGAACCGGATCCGCAAAATCGCCTTCACGGGCGAGACCACCACCGGCCGGCTGATCATGCAGTACGCCAGCCAGAACCTCATTCCGGTCACCTTGGAACTGGGCGGCAAGAGCCCGAACATTTTCTTCTCCGACGTCGCGGCAGCCGATGATGCTTTCTACGACAAGGCGCTGGAGGGCTTCAACATGTTCGCCCTGAACCAGGGCGAGGTCTGCACCTGCCCCTCGCGGGCGCTGGTCCAGGACTCCATGTACGACTCCTTCATGGCCGACGCCCTGGCCCGCACTGCCCAGATGGTGCAGGGCAACCCGCTGGACACCAACACCATGGTCGGCGCGCAGGCCTCCAATGACCAGTTGGAGAAGATCCTCTCCTACCTGGACATCGGCCGGCAGGAGGGCGCGAAGGTCCTGGCTGGCGGCTCCCGGCGGATCCTCGACGGCGACCTGGCCGACGGTTTCTACGTTGAGCCCACGGTCTTCGAGGGCAGCAACAGCATGCGGATCTTCCAGGAGGAGATCTTCGGCCCGGTGGTGTCGGTGACCCGTTTCTCCGACTACGGGGAAGCGCTGGCCATCGCCAACGACACGCTGTACGGCCTGGGTGCCGGTGTGTGGTCCCGGGACGGGAATACTGCCTACCGGGCGGGCCGGGATATCCAGGCCGGCCGGGTCTGGGTAAACAACTACCACGCCTATCCCGCCCACGCGGCCTTCGGCGGCTACAAGTCCTCCGGCATTGGGCGTGAAAACCACGCCATGATGCTGGACCACTACCAGCAGACCAAAAACCTGCTGGTCAGCTACGCCGAAAACAAGCAGGGCTTCTTCTAG
- a CDS encoding DUF4193 domain-containing protein translates to MATDYDAPRKTEEDAGTTSSIEELQARRTDKQSAVVDVDEAEAAEGFELPGADLSGEELLVRVVPPQEDEFTCNSCFLVRHRSQLAVEKNGLAYCKDCEG, encoded by the coding sequence ATGGCTACAGATTACGACGCACCGCGCAAGACTGAGGAAGATGCCGGCACTACCTCCTCCATCGAGGAACTCCAGGCCCGGCGAACCGACAAGCAGTCTGCCGTAGTTGACGTCGATGAAGCCGAAGCGGCCGAAGGATTCGAACTGCCCGGCGCTGACCTCTCCGGCGAAGAACTGCTGGTGCGGGTAGTGCCGCCCCAGGAAGACGAGTTCACGTGCAACTCCTGTTTCCTTGTCCGTCACCGCTCCCAGCTGGCCGTGGAAAAGAACGGCCTGGCCTACTGCAAGGACTGCGAGGGCTAA
- a CDS encoding DUF779 domain-containing protein, with protein MDTAPVSTLDAAAALPGEDFSRVALTPSAQELLRVLRQQHGPLMFHQSGGCCDGSSPMCYPKGEFLTGDADVLLGVFDLDGDELEFWMSREQFEYWKHTHLTVDVVSGRGSGFSVEAPEGKRFLIRSRLFS; from the coding sequence ATGGATACCGCACCTGTCTCCACTCTGGACGCGGCGGCGGCGCTGCCCGGGGAAGATTTCTCCCGGGTGGCGCTCACCCCGTCAGCGCAGGAACTGCTGCGCGTCCTCCGGCAACAGCACGGTCCGCTGATGTTCCACCAGTCCGGCGGCTGCTGCGACGGCTCCTCGCCCATGTGTTACCCGAAAGGGGAGTTCCTTACCGGGGACGCTGACGTGCTGCTGGGAGTCTTCGATCTGGACGGGGACGAACTGGAGTTCTGGATGTCGCGGGAACAGTTCGAATACTGGAAACACACCCACCTGACCGTGGATGTGGTGTCCGGGCGCGGCAGCGGATTCTCCGTGGAGGCCCCCGAAGGTAAACGGTTCCTCATCCGGTCCCGTCTGTTCAGCTAG
- a CDS encoding YtxH domain-containing protein, whose protein sequence is MVKKFVFLAGLGAGYLAGSKGGREKLMKLWNDPKVQDTVSHGTDWAKEKAPGLQDKVTGAAKDAASKVKGSSSGSGSTAGSSSSSTGTSSTGSAAGSSAAGANGSFTNGGEHKMSPAEPQPEA, encoded by the coding sequence ATGGTTAAGAAGTTTGTATTCCTGGCCGGCTTGGGTGCAGGCTACCTGGCCGGCTCCAAGGGCGGCCGCGAGAAGCTGATGAAGCTCTGGAACGATCCCAAGGTTCAGGACACCGTGTCCCACGGTACCGACTGGGCCAAGGAGAAGGCCCCGGGCCTGCAGGACAAGGTCACGGGCGCCGCTAAGGACGCTGCTTCGAAGGTCAAGGGCTCCTCGAGCGGGTCCGGATCCACTGCCGGCAGCAGCTCCAGCAGTACCGGAACCAGCAGCACCGGCTCCGCAGCAGGGTCCTCTGCGGCCGGAGCCAACGGTTCCTTCACCAACGGCGGCGAGCACAAGATGTCGCCGGCCGAGCCGCAGCCGGAGGCCTAG
- a CDS encoding nucleotidyltransferase family protein, whose translation MTGTTTAVLLAAGAGTRLGLGPKAMLPFRGRPLIEHQVRVLRDGGCATVLAVLGAGRGDILAAARLQDARPVLNPDWQRGMGTSYRSGVAAALALCPGAVLVALVDQPGLTAAVVARLLAAGRPGRITAAGYRDPGSDRLRRGHPVLFDAALAARSLEPGEAADDGDAGDTGARHFLAAHPDLVDLIDCSDLADGRDVDSEADLVLLD comes from the coding sequence ATGACAGGAACGACGACGGCGGTGCTGCTTGCCGCGGGTGCCGGCACCCGTTTGGGGCTGGGGCCGAAGGCGATGCTGCCGTTCCGTGGCCGACCCCTGATTGAACACCAGGTGCGGGTGCTGCGGGACGGCGGGTGCGCCACGGTACTGGCCGTGCTCGGCGCCGGCAGGGGAGACATCCTGGCCGCGGCCAGACTGCAGGACGCCCGCCCGGTGCTCAACCCCGACTGGCAGCGCGGCATGGGTACCAGCTACCGCAGCGGCGTTGCGGCAGCCCTGGCACTGTGTCCGGGGGCGGTGCTGGTGGCCCTGGTGGATCAGCCGGGCCTGACCGCCGCCGTCGTCGCCCGGCTCCTGGCCGCCGGGAGGCCAGGCCGGATCACCGCCGCGGGTTACCGTGATCCGGGATCGGACCGGCTGCGGCGCGGCCATCCGGTGCTGTTCGATGCGGCGCTGGCGGCCCGAAGCCTTGAACCCGGTGAAGCCGCTGATGACGGCGATGCAGGCGATACCGGAGCTCGGCACTTCCTGGCCGCCCATCCGGACCTGGTGGACTTAATTGACTGCTCGGACCTGGCCGACGGGCGGGACGTAGACAGCGAAGCGGACCTTGTCCTGTTAGACTGA